A portion of the Desulfosoma caldarium genome contains these proteins:
- a CDS encoding MlaC/ttg2D family ABC transporter substrate-binding protein encodes MKTSITKTFWVSAIFALGLCWTQGHAVAQSTHATPTEVIKDVTARALQLVHDCAGNAPEDIKARREAVRALALEYVDFEEAAKRTMGRHWRRMSPEQRSEFVRLFKDLLYFTYIGKLDSYTCGEEEQIHYEGERVQGRYALVKTSVRYQNQDVAVEYRMLQSGGRWMVYDVVIEGISYVNNYRSQFDSLLVNRSVDDFLERLRQKVAELEKNDRLGS; translated from the coding sequence ATGAAAACTTCGATTACAAAAACCTTCTGGGTTTCAGCCATTTTCGCGCTGGGACTTTGTTGGACGCAGGGGCACGCGGTCGCCCAATCAACTCACGCCACGCCCACGGAGGTGATCAAGGACGTGACGGCGCGGGCGCTTCAGTTAGTTCACGATTGTGCAGGGAATGCGCCCGAAGACATCAAAGCTAGGCGCGAAGCCGTTCGAGCCCTCGCCTTGGAATATGTGGATTTTGAAGAGGCGGCCAAACGCACCATGGGTCGGCACTGGAGAAGAATGAGTCCGGAACAGCGTTCGGAATTCGTGCGTTTGTTTAAAGACCTTTTGTATTTTACCTACATCGGCAAGCTGGACAGCTACACGTGCGGTGAGGAAGAACAGATCCACTATGAAGGAGAACGCGTCCAAGGCCGTTATGCCTTGGTCAAGACGAGCGTGCGCTATCAAAACCAGGATGTGGCCGTGGAGTACCGAATGCTGCAAAGTGGTGGTCGATGGATGGTCTACGATGTGGTCATTGAAGGGATCAGTTACGTGAACAATTACCGGTCTCAGTTCGACAGCCTCCTCGTAAACCGATCCGTCGACGATTTTCTCGAAAGACTCAGACAAAAGGTGGCGGAGTTGGAAAAGAATGACCGCCTTGGGAGCTGA
- the radC gene encoding RadC family protein: MTALGAEGHRRRLRERFLAGGLDAFHDHEVLELLLTFAIPRRDVKPFAKALLEHFHSLSAVLDASPKELQAVSGIGVHSAMLLALIPRLLERYYKDRWRSVETLSTPREAVDYLKGHLGAERIEVFCVLALNSQNGLIAMERLQEGTVNRTAVFPRLVVEAALKHRATALILAHNHPSGDPEPSTADRQLTRKLKRLLQELDIAVHDHIILAGDRYYSFAEKGEMD, from the coding sequence ATGACCGCCTTGGGAGCTGAAGGCCATCGACGACGTCTGCGAGAACGTTTCTTAGCCGGTGGTCTGGACGCCTTTCATGACCATGAAGTGCTGGAACTTCTTCTGACTTTTGCCATTCCTCGGCGCGATGTCAAACCCTTTGCCAAAGCTCTTCTGGAACATTTTCACTCCCTTTCGGCCGTCTTAGACGCCTCGCCGAAAGAACTGCAGGCGGTTTCGGGCATCGGCGTCCATTCGGCCATGCTGCTGGCTCTCATTCCACGGCTCTTGGAGCGGTACTACAAGGATCGGTGGCGTTCGGTCGAGACCTTAAGTACGCCCCGAGAGGCGGTGGATTACCTCAAGGGGCATTTGGGTGCGGAACGCATCGAAGTTTTTTGCGTGCTGGCCCTCAACAGTCAGAACGGCCTCATTGCCATGGAGCGCCTTCAGGAAGGTACCGTGAACCGCACGGCGGTTTTTCCAAGACTGGTGGTGGAAGCGGCCTTGAAGCACCGCGCCACAGCGTTGATTCTGGCTCACAATCATCCTAGTGGGGATCCGGAGCCTTCCACCGCCGATCGGCAATTGACGCGTAAGCTCAAACGATTACTCCAGGAACTGGACATTGCCGTCCACGATCACATTATTCTGGCGGGGGACCGATACTATTCCTTTGCGGAAAAAGGGGAGATGGATTGA
- a CDS encoding NAD(P)H-quinone oxidoreductase, with translation MERMMPAVLVQETAESGGWNTLTLGHVPVPRPKSGEVLVQVEAFSVNRADLLQRRGLYPPPPGASTLLGLDVAGYVVERGSPDVPWSEGDRVFGIVAGGGYGRYAVVSAEHLLPIPENLSFVEAAAAAEVFVVAYTTLFEEGRAEPGETLLIHGGGSGVGTAAIQLAKVRGLRVATTCGSDWKVEKCRALGADLVVPYKREDFAEALLSWTEGRGVDVIVDFIGAPYLEKHLKILASKGRLVLIGLMGGHQAACSLAPVLTKRIRIIGSVLRSRSDAEKTAILQQCRAHVLPLLEKGTVRPVVDRIFAVQDVEAAHLYVRNSQHFGKVVVRWKE, from the coding sequence ATGGAAAGGATGATGCCCGCCGTGCTCGTTCAAGAAACGGCAGAATCCGGGGGCTGGAACACCTTGACTTTGGGCCATGTGCCCGTCCCTAGGCCCAAAAGCGGGGAAGTGCTGGTGCAGGTAGAAGCCTTTTCGGTGAATCGCGCCGATTTGCTGCAGCGCCGCGGATTGTATCCGCCTCCGCCGGGCGCCTCGACCCTTCTCGGTCTGGACGTGGCAGGGTACGTGGTGGAGAGGGGTTCCCCCGATGTGCCATGGAGCGAAGGGGATCGCGTTTTCGGCATTGTGGCTGGAGGGGGCTATGGGCGGTATGCGGTGGTGAGCGCGGAACACCTGCTGCCTATTCCCGAAAATCTGTCGTTTGTGGAAGCGGCGGCGGCTGCCGAAGTGTTTGTCGTGGCCTACACCACCCTGTTTGAAGAAGGGCGAGCCGAGCCCGGCGAGACGCTCCTGATCCATGGTGGTGGAAGCGGCGTGGGCACGGCGGCCATTCAACTGGCGAAAGTTCGAGGGCTCAGGGTGGCCACCACCTGTGGAAGTGACTGGAAGGTCGAAAAATGCCGCGCCTTGGGAGCGGACCTGGTGGTGCCGTACAAACGCGAAGATTTCGCCGAGGCCCTGTTGTCCTGGACCGAGGGCCGAGGCGTGGACGTGATCGTGGACTTCATTGGAGCGCCTTACCTTGAAAAGCACCTGAAGATTCTGGCTTCCAAAGGCCGCCTCGTGCTCATCGGCCTCATGGGCGGACACCAGGCTGCGTGCTCCCTGGCTCCCGTGCTCACGAAAAGAATCCGCATCATCGGTTCCGTGCTGCGCAGCCGATCCGATGCCGAAAAGACGGCGATTCTTCAACAGTGCCGCGCGCACGTGCTGCCGCTCTTGGAAAAGGGAACGGTGCGCCCCGTGGTGGATCGAATCTTTGCCGTGCAGGACGTGGAAGCGGCCCATCTCTATGTTCGGAACAGCCAACACTTCGGCAAAGTGGTGGTGCGATGGAAAGAGTGA
- a CDS encoding ABC transporter ATP-binding protein, which yields MERVNSSGVDFKTQGGGNGGQDGQGSAWIAALEKVHFVRSRRPILTDITWRLRAGEHWVVLGANGSGKTTLLLLLAGYLWPTQGSITVLGQRFGTVDLREVRKKIGWVGSFLQEHVPAHQKPLDLIVGGKFASIGVDEKPSKHDMRMAERLAETMGCAAVLNNPYGVLSQGEKQRVLIARALMAEPRLLILDEPCSGLDVVAREQLLETLERMGRKDNGPALVLVTHHLEDIVPVFSHVLVLRQGRCVASGLKEHVLTAPVLSTAFDIPIEVEAHRGRYWTRIGLL from the coding sequence ATGGAAAGAGTGAACAGCTCAGGCGTTGATTTCAAAACACAGGGCGGGGGAAACGGCGGCCAGGACGGCCAGGGAAGCGCCTGGATTGCCGCCCTGGAAAAGGTTCATTTCGTGAGGTCTCGCCGCCCCATTCTTACCGACATCACTTGGCGCTTGCGAGCGGGGGAACACTGGGTGGTGCTGGGCGCCAACGGTTCAGGCAAAACCACGCTTCTTCTACTGCTTGCCGGCTATTTGTGGCCGACGCAGGGTTCGATCACCGTGCTGGGGCAGCGTTTCGGTACCGTGGATCTTCGAGAAGTGCGCAAAAAGATCGGTTGGGTGGGATCCTTTCTGCAAGAACACGTGCCGGCCCACCAAAAGCCTTTGGACCTCATTGTGGGCGGAAAGTTCGCTTCCATCGGCGTCGACGAGAAACCTTCAAAGCATGACATGCGCATGGCCGAAAGGCTGGCCGAAACCATGGGATGCGCCGCCGTTTTGAACAACCCCTACGGCGTACTGTCTCAGGGAGAAAAACAAAGGGTGCTCATTGCCCGGGCCCTCATGGCCGAGCCCAGGCTTTTGATCTTGGATGAACCGTGTTCGGGGCTGGATGTGGTTGCCCGCGAACAGCTTCTGGAAACCTTGGAGCGCATGGGCCGAAAGGACAACGGGCCCGCTCTCGTTTTGGTGACCCATCATCTGGAAGACATTGTGCCCGTTTTTTCCCACGTGCTGGTTCTGCGACAAGGCCGCTGTGTGGCGAGCGGTCTCAAGGAGCACGTGCTGACTGCCCCGGTGCTCTCCACAGCCTTTGACATCCCTATCGAAGTGGAGGCACACCGGGGCCGTTATTGGACTCGGATCGGCCTTTTATGA
- a CDS encoding acyl-CoA dehydrogenase family protein, translating into MFEWLMDDRTRQWRDEVRDFVKSVPRQMILDMDADRIRFPKEFLQEAGRRNLLGCRYPKQWGGRDMDWVSTCVAMEEVGTLGYIFACTFGVGAELVCDAIVLHGTDAQKERYVVPLLKGEIFAAECLTEPRGGSDFFGTTTTAVDKGDHFLLNGQKRFIVGGEGADYFLVYARTDPKAKPHEGITCFIVDRGPGVETAYHYGLMGCRGGGTSRLVFKDVKVPKENVLGRIHGGFEVFKTMMIPERLGTAAMTIGAARPALEIATGYSTRRKAFGKPIQEFQGVSFQVAEAAMLLDASRAMVHATAQAVDRKAPAATVRRMISETKKFVTESCQKVVHHAMQVMGGIGYTTIFPVERIYRDLRLASIWTGTNEIMATIIAHEWYKEYWAMKEARLTRDVEQDAAGADDVEEKVYE; encoded by the coding sequence ATGTTCGAATGGTTGATGGACGACAGGACGCGGCAATGGCGGGACGAAGTGCGGGATTTCGTGAAATCCGTTCCTCGCCAAATGATCCTGGACATGGATGCGGACAGGATTCGTTTCCCCAAGGAGTTTCTGCAGGAAGCTGGCCGAAGAAACCTTTTGGGATGCCGCTACCCCAAACAATGGGGCGGGCGCGACATGGATTGGGTTAGCACCTGCGTGGCCATGGAAGAGGTGGGCACGCTGGGCTACATTTTCGCCTGCACCTTTGGCGTGGGTGCGGAACTGGTCTGTGATGCCATTGTGTTGCATGGCACGGACGCCCAAAAGGAACGTTACGTGGTCCCGCTGCTCAAGGGGGAAATCTTCGCGGCTGAATGCTTGACCGAACCCCGGGGCGGATCCGACTTTTTCGGCACCACCACGACGGCCGTGGACAAAGGCGATCACTTCCTTCTCAACGGCCAAAAACGCTTCATTGTAGGCGGTGAAGGTGCCGATTATTTCCTCGTGTATGCGCGCACCGATCCCAAAGCCAAACCCCACGAAGGCATCACCTGTTTCATCGTGGACCGAGGCCCCGGCGTGGAAACCGCCTATCACTATGGTCTGATGGGGTGCCGAGGCGGCGGGACCAGCCGCTTGGTTTTCAAGGACGTGAAGGTGCCCAAGGAAAATGTTTTGGGTCGAATTCACGGCGGCTTTGAGGTCTTCAAGACCATGATGATTCCCGAGCGATTGGGCACAGCCGCCATGACCATCGGAGCCGCCCGCCCGGCTTTGGAAATCGCCACGGGGTATTCGACGCGCCGAAAGGCTTTTGGAAAACCCATTCAAGAATTTCAGGGCGTGAGCTTTCAGGTGGCCGAAGCCGCCATGCTCCTGGACGCCTCTCGCGCCATGGTGCACGCTACGGCCCAAGCCGTGGATCGCAAGGCGCCCGCAGCCACGGTGCGGCGCATGATTTCGGAAACGAAGAAATTCGTTACCGAATCTTGCCAAAAAGTGGTCCATCACGCCATGCAAGTCATGGGAGGAATCGGCTACACGACCATTTTCCCCGTGGAACGGATCTATCGAGACCTGCGCCTGGCTTCCATCTGGACCGGCACCAACGAAATCATGGCCACCATCATCGCCCATGAATGGTACAAGGAATACTGGGCCATGAAAGAGGCGCGCCTCACGCGAGATGTGGAACAGGACGCTGCCGGCGCCGACGATGTGGAAGAAAAGGTGTATGAATAA
- a CDS encoding class I adenylate-forming enzyme family protein, with amino-acid sequence MNLVEMLDRQARKFAAKEALRAQGYTVTFAELKDIAERMAAVLQAQGIGPGDTVALMSQNTPDFVFAFFGAQKAGAAVVPVNHKLAPPEVDYILNHSNARIFLFDASLASVAEALSSSVPMVSMDAAVPNRPFWRDLVSAAPNFTPVSVEDEATAEILYTSGTTGKPKGCVLTHRSVVMAAITGALALKMDENDRLLMAMPIWHSSPLNNWFLGAFYVGATTILLREYHPLHFLQTVQQERCTVYFGAPVSYLLPLQMIPNFDDFDLSSMRAWIYGGGPIAPETVRLLQERYKSDRFYQVYGMTEAGPTGTMLPPEAHALKAGSIGNKSLPGTDLVVMKSETEQAGPGEAGEIWLKADSMMRGYLNDPEATQKAFYNGWYRTGDVARIDDDGYLFIVDRLKDMIITGGENVYSKEVEDALAEHPHVAQAAVIGTAHPDWGETVTAIIVPAKGTTPTAADLTAFLQTRLAKYKIPRIYHFVDALPHTPTGKVMKYKLREMFSLRKENSCSNG; translated from the coding sequence ATGAATCTTGTGGAAATGTTGGATCGCCAAGCTCGAAAATTCGCCGCCAAGGAGGCGTTGCGCGCCCAAGGCTACACCGTCACCTTTGCCGAACTCAAGGACATCGCTGAACGCATGGCCGCCGTATTACAGGCTCAGGGCATTGGCCCAGGGGACACGGTGGCGCTCATGAGCCAGAACACGCCGGACTTTGTCTTCGCCTTTTTTGGGGCGCAAAAAGCCGGAGCTGCCGTGGTTCCGGTGAACCACAAACTGGCACCGCCTGAGGTGGACTACATCTTGAACCACAGTAACGCCCGCATTTTTCTCTTTGATGCTTCCTTGGCCTCGGTGGCTGAGGCCTTGTCTTCATCCGTGCCCATGGTGTCCATGGATGCCGCCGTCCCGAATCGGCCCTTTTGGAGAGATTTGGTCAGCGCAGCTCCAAACTTCACACCCGTTTCTGTCGAAGACGAGGCCACGGCGGAAATCCTCTACACCAGCGGCACCACAGGCAAACCCAAAGGATGCGTGCTCACGCACCGAAGCGTTGTCATGGCCGCCATAACGGGCGCTCTCGCCTTGAAGATGGACGAAAATGACCGGCTTCTCATGGCCATGCCCATTTGGCATTCTTCGCCGCTTAACAACTGGTTTCTTGGCGCTTTTTATGTGGGAGCCACAACGATTCTTCTTCGGGAATATCACCCGCTCCATTTTCTGCAAACCGTGCAGCAGGAGCGTTGCACGGTCTACTTTGGAGCCCCCGTGTCCTATCTACTTCCCCTTCAAATGATACCCAACTTTGACGATTTTGACCTCTCGTCTATGCGCGCGTGGATTTACGGGGGAGGCCCCATTGCACCGGAGACCGTGCGTCTGCTGCAAGAGCGGTACAAGAGCGACCGCTTCTACCAGGTCTACGGCATGACGGAAGCGGGCCCCACGGGCACGATGCTTCCTCCGGAGGCCCACGCCCTCAAGGCAGGATCCATCGGCAACAAAAGCCTGCCCGGAACGGACCTTGTGGTGATGAAGTCGGAAACGGAGCAGGCGGGACCCGGGGAAGCGGGCGAAATCTGGCTCAAGGCCGATTCCATGATGCGGGGTTATCTGAACGACCCAGAAGCCACGCAAAAGGCGTTTTACAACGGTTGGTACCGCACGGGTGATGTGGCTCGCATTGACGACGACGGATACCTTTTCATTGTGGACCGGCTCAAGGACATGATCATCACGGGAGGCGAAAACGTCTATTCCAAGGAAGTGGAGGACGCTTTGGCCGAACATCCCCATGTGGCCCAGGCGGCGGTTATCGGCACAGCACACCCTGACTGGGGAGAAACGGTGACGGCAATCATCGTTCCCGCGAAGGGGACTACGCCCACTGCCGCAGACCTCACCGCGTTTCTGCAGACTCGATTGGCAAAGTACAAGATTCCACGAATCTATCATTTCGTCGATGCGCTGCCGCACACGCCTACGGGCAAGGTCATGAAGTACAAACTTCGAGAGATGTTTTCGCTGCGGAAGGAGAATTCATGTTCGAATGGTTGA
- a CDS encoding MerR family transcriptional regulator produces the protein MGKNRKKTEHVFSISELAAQLDISPRTIRFYEEKGLITPRRTAGNQRVYTPKDRARLKLILRGKRFGFSLDEIAEMIGMADTDMDEVDQIRKSLDYGRKKLQEIRDRMKDLVILEQDLLAVQKKLQKRLQELTKEEIP, from the coding sequence ATGGGCAAAAACCGTAAGAAAACCGAACATGTGTTCAGCATTTCCGAATTGGCGGCTCAGCTGGACATCAGCCCTCGAACCATTCGATTCTATGAGGAAAAAGGCCTTATCACGCCGCGGCGCACGGCGGGCAATCAGCGTGTCTACACACCCAAGGATCGGGCACGATTGAAGCTTATACTTCGAGGCAAGCGATTCGGCTTTTCCCTGGATGAGATTGCCGAAATGATTGGCATGGCCGACACGGACATGGACGAAGTGGATCAGATTCGCAAGAGCCTCGATTACGGTCGCAAGAAACTCCAGGAGATTCGCGATCGCATGAAGGACCTCGTTATCCTGGAACAGGACCTCTTGGCCGTCCAAAAGAAGCTGCAAAAGCGCTTGCAAGAACTGACCAAGGAGGAGATTCCATGA
- a CDS encoding methionine adenosyltransferase domain-containing protein — translation MAKNIVWTGPEGKGEVPLADVVGVAEPASVMVDIFETGRIKESWITPFVRKTFNFRPYLRISKLKLLRPIFMETAASGLFGHTNSTFT, via the coding sequence GTGGCGAAAAACATCGTGTGGACCGGTCCTGAAGGCAAGGGCGAGGTGCCGCTTGCTGACGTCGTCGGCGTGGCCGAGCCCGCAAGCGTCATGGTGGACATCTTCGAAACCGGAAGAATCAAGGAGAGCTGGATCACCCCATTCGTGCGAAAAACCTTCAACTTTCGCCCGTACTTGAGGATCTCCAAGCTAAAGTTGCTTCGCCCCATCTTTATGGAAACGGCTGCAAGCGGCCTCTTTGGCCACACCAACTCGACCTTCACTTAG
- a CDS encoding methyltransferase domain-containing protein: MDQDEEWIYVEKNGRRLKLRLHDYGKLYKIPGLYEQIYYEKLKCNSHNVVCSLLGEALQETADDEDQLRVLDFGAGNGMVGEKVRDMGCDLLVGVDILPEAKEAAERDRPGVYDRYYVLNLADLEENIRARLEAYHFNTLVTVSALGFNDIPIKGFLNAFNLLEDGAWVAFNIRDRFLSDDDQSGYRQALESMIQNNFEIAKETPYCHRLSITGDELCYHAIVGRKTGDVDVESLVSQ; this comes from the coding sequence GTGGATCAAGACGAAGAATGGATCTACGTCGAAAAGAACGGACGCCGACTAAAGCTCAGGCTCCATGACTACGGTAAACTTTATAAGATCCCCGGCCTCTACGAGCAAATTTACTACGAGAAACTCAAGTGTAACTCCCACAACGTGGTCTGCAGTTTGCTCGGTGAAGCGCTCCAAGAAACGGCCGACGACGAGGACCAACTGCGTGTGCTCGATTTCGGGGCCGGAAATGGCATGGTCGGCGAAAAGGTGAGAGACATGGGGTGTGATCTGCTGGTCGGTGTGGACATTCTGCCCGAAGCGAAAGAAGCCGCCGAACGTGACCGCCCCGGCGTCTATGATCGGTATTACGTCCTGAACCTGGCAGACTTGGAAGAAAACATTCGAGCGCGCCTCGAAGCTTATCACTTCAACACGCTGGTGACCGTTTCGGCCCTCGGCTTCAACGACATCCCAATCAAAGGGTTCCTCAACGCCTTTAATCTGCTTGAAGACGGAGCCTGGGTGGCCTTTAATATCAGGGACCGCTTTCTTTCCGATGACGATCAATCCGGCTACAGGCAGGCACTCGAGAGCATGATCCAGAACAACTTCGAGATCGCCAAGGAAACCCCCTACTGCCACCGACTTTCAATCACAGGCGACGAGCTTTGCTATCACGCCATTGTTGGCCGGAAAACCGGCGATGTGGACGTCGAATCCCTCGTTTCTCAATAA
- a CDS encoding trimethylamine methyltransferase family protein, with protein sequence MNVKQVEASKALLGERTVDMLLQVHKDALWILENIGVECKQPEILEVFRNHESSGEAVLYDGRIYVMNTLVERCLKTVPGIDDFFVPRNSFFVGGTAPYIYDDQKGQGGLTPTPDHVRRIAEIVEASDVVAGMGRGVKLKNEVEQMNIMARYCSKPLYFAVTTDDSLERARTLYAQRGNIMVVFCLTRPPLAVNENFSEHFVKVVRAGLPVFISAMPLAGISAPFSYNGVLAMTHAEVLFGICTAQLLNPGTICIHAGYPTIADPRLDYNPNYGLTSHNLLNILMAHLNMMLDLPTCQSAGTTHEEHPTEKALQDAKRGQALCKKYGFHMIRHSFGFLRYLIDFSIAKLERAIEICRETTPADAPDVEMPDYQELGMASIKNIGLGMYRDDPLTTANFGRLFVE encoded by the coding sequence ATGAACGTCAAACAAGTGGAAGCGTCCAAAGCGCTTTTGGGTGAGCGGACCGTCGACATGTTGTTGCAGGTCCATAAGGACGCGCTGTGGATTTTGGAAAATATTGGTGTCGAGTGCAAGCAGCCGGAAATTCTTGAAGTCTTTCGGAACCATGAATCGAGCGGGGAAGCGGTTCTTTACGACGGCCGGATCTATGTGATGAATACGCTGGTGGAGCGGTGCCTGAAGACTGTTCCGGGAATTGACGATTTCTTCGTGCCTCGAAACAGTTTCTTCGTGGGCGGGACCGCTCCTTACATTTACGACGACCAAAAGGGTCAAGGAGGTTTAACTCCCACCCCCGATCACGTGCGTCGTATCGCCGAGATCGTCGAAGCCAGCGACGTGGTGGCCGGGATGGGCCGCGGCGTGAAACTTAAGAACGAAGTCGAGCAAATGAACATCATGGCCCGATATTGCAGCAAGCCGCTTTATTTTGCGGTCACCACAGACGATTCTCTAGAGCGGGCCAGGACACTCTATGCTCAGCGCGGAAACATCATGGTGGTGTTCTGCCTCACCCGCCCGCCCCTGGCAGTGAACGAGAATTTCTCGGAGCATTTCGTGAAAGTGGTTCGCGCAGGGCTTCCTGTCTTCATTTCCGCCATGCCGCTTGCGGGTATCAGTGCACCTTTCTCTTATAATGGTGTGCTGGCCATGACCCACGCGGAAGTGCTTTTCGGGATTTGCACGGCTCAGCTTTTGAACCCCGGCACGATCTGCATCCACGCCGGCTACCCTACCATCGCCGACCCGCGGCTGGACTACAACCCCAATTACGGGCTCACCTCACATAACCTGCTCAACATCCTCATGGCCCATCTCAACATGATGCTCGACCTGCCCACGTGTCAAAGCGCCGGCACGACTCATGAGGAGCACCCAACGGAAAAAGCATTGCAGGACGCCAAGAGGGGGCAGGCGCTTTGCAAAAAATACGGGTTCCACATGATCCGGCACTCCTTTGGGTTTCTGCGGTATCTCATCGACTTTTCCATCGCGAAACTGGAAAGGGCCATAGAAATCTGCAGGGAAACGACCCCGGCCGACGCTCCCGACGTGGAAATGCCCGACTACCAGGAACTCGGCATGGCATCGATCAAGAATATCGGTTTGGGCATGTACCGAGATGACCCACTCACCACGGCCAATTTCGGAAGGCTCTTCGTGGAATGA